A single window of Nitrospirota bacterium DNA harbors:
- the pyrR gene encoding bifunctional pyr operon transcriptional regulator/uracil phosphoribosyltransferase PyrR has product MNKVTAIVMDRTAIERTLSRIAHEILEQNRGTEGLVFVGIRTGGAHLAHRLARKVFEIEKKEIPVGILDITLYRDDIMKRKKHHVLRKTDISFSVTDKKIILVDDVLFTGRTIRAALDGLMDLGRPKEIQLAVLVDRGHKELPIRADYVGKNIPTSLREDVKVMLEEEGHEDSVIILEGINEA; this is encoded by the coding sequence TTGAATAAGGTAACGGCTATTGTAATGGACAGGACAGCAATAGAACGGACATTAAGCCGTATAGCCCACGAGATACTTGAACAAAATAGAGGAACAGAAGGGCTGGTGTTTGTCGGCATAAGAACAGGGGGGGCTCACCTTGCCCACAGGCTTGCACGGAAGGTGTTTGAAATAGAAAAGAAGGAGATACCCGTTGGTATACTCGACATAACCCTTTACCGTGATGACATTATGAAACGGAAGAAACATCATGTATTAAGAAAAACAGATATATCCTTTTCTGTAACTGATAAGAAAATAATACTGGTTGATGATGTGCTTTTTACAGGAAGGACTATCAGGGCAGCACTTGATGGACTCATGGATCTCGGTAGACCTAAAGAGATACAACTTGCAGTTCTTGTTGACAGAGGTCATAAAGAACTTCCAATAAGGGCGGATTATGTGGGTAAGAATATTCCTACATCACTGAGAGAAGATGTTAAGGTTATGCTCGAAGAAGAAGGACATGAAGACAGTGTAATTATTCTTGAGGGGATTAATGAGGCTTAA
- a CDS encoding aspartate carbamoyltransferase catalytic subunit — protein MRLNRKDLLGIKELDVSEINLILDTADSLKEVLERDIKKVPTLRGKTIVNLFYEPSTRTRTSFEIAGKTLSADVINITTSTSSIVKGESLIDTAKNIEALNADILIVRHSASGAPHLLAKNLKSSVINAGDGAHEHPTQALLDVFTIRERKKSLTGLTVTIVGDIMHSRVARSNIYALKKLGADVRIVGPPTMLPKNIEELGVKIFYNIEKAVDGVDVIMMLRLQLERQGRGFFPSIREYSRLYCLTEERVRLAKEDVLIMHPGPINRGVEIEASVADGPYSVILDQVTNGLAIRMAVLYLLAGVHK, from the coding sequence ATGAGGCTTAACAGAAAGGACCTTTTAGGCATAAAAGAACTCGATGTATCTGAGATAAACCTGATACTTGATACAGCAGACTCCCTTAAAGAGGTTTTAGAAAGAGACATCAAGAAGGTCCCTACACTGAGAGGTAAGACGATTGTAAACCTTTTTTATGAACCAAGCACGAGAACAAGAACCTCCTTTGAGATTGCAGGCAAGACACTGAGCGCTGATGTAATAAATATTACAACCTCAACAAGCAGCATCGTAAAAGGTGAGAGTCTTATTGATACCGCAAAGAATATAGAGGCATTGAATGCAGACATACTTATCGTAAGACATTCAGCCTCAGGTGCACCGCATCTCTTAGCAAAGAATCTAAAGAGTTCAGTGATAAATGCCGGCGATGGTGCCCATGAACATCCGACACAGGCACTCCTTGATGTATTTACAATAAGGGAAAGAAAGAAGTCGCTAACTGGACTTACCGTTACAATCGTGGGTGATATCATGCATAGCCGTGTAGCGAGGTCGAACATATATGCGCTCAAGAAATTAGGGGCTGATGTGAGGATTGTAGGGCCACCAACGATGCTTCCGAAGAATATAGAGGAACTCGGTGTTAAGATTTTTTATAACATAGAAAAGGCTGTTGATGGTGTTGATGTGATAATGATGTTAAGGCTTCAACTTGAAAGACAGGGGCGGGGATTCTTCCCTTCAATAAGAGAGTATTCAAGGCTTTACTGTCTTACAGAAGAAAGGGTGAGGCTCGCAAAAGAGGATGTTCTGATAATGCATCCTGGACCAATAAACAGGGGTGTAGAGATAGAAGCATCTGTTGCTGATGGCCCATATTCAGTAATACTTGATCAGGTAACAAATGGTCTGGCTATAAGAATGGCAGTCCTATATCTGCTCGCAGGTGTTCACAAATGA